One segment of Thermococcus sp. AM4 DNA contains the following:
- a CDS encoding NTPase: MVRVFVTGPAGVGKTTLVERVAREVERWGYIVGGMITREVRRNGRRIGFKIIALDTGEEGTLASLRGTSHLPGVPFGKYVVHVDELERVGVSAIRRALVEADLVVIDEIGPMEYKSDEFVKAVGEVLNSDKHLLAVVHRRMADKFRPLGRLHVLSVENRNREFGIILDEIMRELKARG; the protein is encoded by the coding sequence ATGGTCAGGGTTTTCGTGACCGGCCCGGCAGGGGTTGGGAAGACGACGCTCGTCGAGAGGGTCGCGAGGGAAGTTGAGAGATGGGGCTACATCGTTGGAGGCATGATAACGAGAGAGGTAAGGCGAAACGGAAGGAGAATAGGCTTCAAAATCATCGCCCTCGACACCGGTGAAGAAGGAACGCTCGCGAGCCTGCGCGGAACTTCGCATTTGCCGGGGGTTCCCTTCGGAAAATACGTCGTCCACGTTGATGAGCTTGAGCGAGTTGGGGTTTCGGCGATAAGGCGCGCGCTGGTCGAGGCGGACTTGGTTGTAATAGACGAAATCGGCCCGATGGAGTACAAGAGCGACGAGTTCGTGAAGGCCGTTGGCGAGGTGCTGAACTCGGACAAGCATCTCTTAGCGGTCGTCCACAGGAGGATGGCCGACAAGTTCAGGCCCCTCGGAAGGCTTCATGTTCTAAGCGTTGAGAACAGGAACAGGGAGTTCGGAATAATCCTCGATGAGATAATGAGAGAGCTGAAGGCTAGAGGTTGA
- a CDS encoding GNAT family N-acetyltransferase, which translates to MRRLLAVLWGRKKKTELPPIEETAKNFKITEGEDYLDEIFEYDLAVSREFSRADLGDEYTSAYYRVINRLLAHGEHKFFVAVDPYGRYLGHVWICIMEDTVDFVPTAYIFDIETKVHSLGIGSALLKKAEEWAREKGASKVSLRVEINNPALDWYKKRGYLERAFILEKEL; encoded by the coding sequence GTGAGGAGGCTGTTAGCGGTGCTCTGGGGAAGGAAAAAGAAAACTGAGTTGCCCCCGATTGAGGAGACTGCCAAGAACTTTAAAATAACTGAAGGGGAGGACTACCTTGATGAAATTTTCGAGTATGATCTGGCAGTGAGCAGAGAGTTCTCGCGGGCAGATCTGGGCGATGAATATACCTCGGCATACTATCGCGTTATAAACCGCCTCTTGGCTCATGGGGAGCACAAGTTCTTTGTTGCGGTGGACCCCTATGGGAGATACCTCGGCCACGTTTGGATCTGTATCATGGAGGACACAGTGGATTTTGTGCCCACGGCTTATATTTTTGACATTGAGACCAAAGTTCATAGCCTTGGAATAGGCTCGGCACTTCTCAAAAAAGCCGAAGAGTGGGCGAGAGAGAAAGGAGCCTCAAAGGTCTCGCTCCGCGTTGAGATCAACAACCCTGCCCTTGATTGGTATAAAAAGAGAGGCTACCTCGAGAGGGCGTTTATCCTCGAAAAGGAACTTTAA
- the mtnA gene encoding S-methyl-5-thioribose-1-phosphate isomerase, which yields MEIRYKPEELTRLPRSVRYEPGKVIMIDQTLLPREFKTIELKTVEEVAEAIVTMKVRGAPAIGAAAAFGLALYADTSKARTKDEFMDGFYRAYDLLKNTRPTAVNLFWALNRIKKLVEENAESPLEEIRKLIVAEAQRIADEDVEANLRMGHYGAEALPEGNVLTHCNAGSLATVQLGTVGAVLRVMNKDGTLRLLWVDETRPVLQGARLSAWEYHYDGIPLKLITDNMAGFVMQQGKVDAIIVGADRIVANGDFANKIGTYTLAVLAKEHGIPFFTVAPLSTIDMSMKSGKEIPIEERKPEEVLTCGGCRIAPDVDVYNPAFDVTPHRYLTGIITDRGVVYPPFERNLKRLFKEQE from the coding sequence GTGGAGATAAGGTATAAGCCTGAAGAACTCACGAGGCTCCCGAGGAGCGTTCGCTACGAGCCCGGAAAGGTTATCATGATTGACCAGACGCTTTTGCCGAGGGAGTTCAAGACCATCGAGCTGAAGACCGTTGAAGAGGTCGCCGAAGCTATCGTCACGATGAAGGTGCGCGGGGCTCCTGCCATTGGCGCGGCTGCCGCCTTCGGTCTTGCCCTCTACGCGGACACGAGTAAAGCCAGAACCAAGGACGAGTTCATGGACGGATTCTACCGGGCCTACGACCTGCTGAAGAACACGCGCCCCACCGCCGTAAACCTCTTCTGGGCACTCAACAGGATTAAGAAGCTCGTCGAGGAGAACGCCGAGAGTCCTCTGGAGGAAATAAGGAAGCTCATAGTTGCCGAGGCGCAGAGGATAGCGGACGAGGACGTCGAGGCGAACCTCAGAATGGGCCACTACGGTGCCGAGGCCCTGCCTGAGGGCAACGTTCTCACCCACTGCAACGCCGGAAGCTTGGCTACCGTCCAGCTCGGGACCGTTGGAGCCGTTCTGCGCGTGATGAACAAGGACGGAACTCTCAGACTTCTCTGGGTGGACGAGACGAGGCCCGTCCTTCAGGGGGCCAGGCTTTCCGCCTGGGAGTACCACTACGATGGAATTCCGCTGAAACTGATAACGGACAACATGGCCGGCTTCGTGATGCAGCAGGGAAAGGTTGACGCGATAATAGTCGGCGCCGACCGGATAGTGGCCAACGGCGACTTCGCGAACAAGATAGGCACCTACACCCTGGCGGTTCTCGCGAAGGAGCACGGGATACCGTTCTTCACGGTCGCACCGCTATCAACGATTGACATGAGCATGAAGAGCGGGAAGGAGATACCGATTGAGGAGAGGAAGCCGGAGGAAGTTCTGACCTGCGGCGGTTGCAGAATCGCCCCAGATGTAGACGTCTACAACCCGGCCTTCGACGTCACACCGCACAGGTATCTGACCGGCATAATAACCGACAGGGGCGTCGTCTACCCGCCGTTTGAGAGGAACCTGAAGAGGTTGTTCAAGGAGCAGGAATGA